One segment of Triticum aestivum cultivar Chinese Spring chromosome 2A, IWGSC CS RefSeq v2.1, whole genome shotgun sequence DNA contains the following:
- the LOC123191671 gene encoding uncharacterized protein produces MTDEERHEKLKKRREAYQRNKVSGKTPEQKAAKCAQEKKRYANMQTEKKKARMEQIEAHPQLKRNTPSKDSIAMENPEYLATEQEESTSTFTVKHRDHVAAGERQALLHRRNEEFTRRRKQAISVSSKEDESMTETCNENTQPLEQPQVMTYDIPSSMFPSIRETDTPTQSLYNDDHSKVTMWKDIPCTMLPTIKEVLARIQSLCNDGIIYEQEETIKEIDAAAKSMCNEDQGNDGVIFEEDTDEDEYMFTGEEWGREVEIEIIEGEEDLNPDPYDLVYGNIPTSTNVLEKEEDCCFCHATKFKYESQGLCCKKGQIRLANPNTPPELMRLWTSNDSDARHFRQNIRFFNGHFSFTTLYCQLDRDTTDMRTGRYLHLSSTWSNISQHTLIW; encoded by the exons ATGACCGATGAAGAAAGGCATGAGAAACTCAAAAAACGCCGTGAAGCCTATCAACGAAACAAAGTATCAGGAAAGACACCAGAACAGAAGGCGGCAAAATGTGCACAAGAAAAAAAAAGATATGCAAATATGCAAACAGAAAAGAAGAAAGCAAGAATGGAACAAATTGAAGCTCACCCTCAATTGAAACGCAACACACCATCCAAAGATTCAATAGCAATGGAGAACCCTGAATATCTCGCAACTGAACAGGAGGAGAGCACTTCTACATTTACTGTAAAACACAGGGATCATGTGGCAGCGGGAGAAAGGCAAGCGTTGCTACACCGTCGTAACGAAGAATTCACAAGAAGACGTAAGCAAGCTATTTCCGTATCATCAAAAGAAGATGAATCCATGACGGAAACCTGCAACGAAAACACTCAGCCTCTAGAGCAGCCACAAGTCATGACTTACG ACATCCCCTCCTCAATGTTTCCAAGCATCAGAGAAACAGATACACCGACACAATCATTATACAATGATGATCATAGTAAAGTAACTATGTGGAAGGACATCCCCTGCACAATGCTTCCAACAATCAAAGAAGTGCTTGCACGAATACAATCACTATGCAATGATGGAATCATATATGAGCAAGAAGAAACCATTAAAGAAATAGATGCGGCAGCAAAATCAATGTGCAACGAGGATCAAG GTAATGATGGAGTAATATTTGAAGAAGACACAGACGAAGATGAATACATGTTCACCGGTGAAG AGTGGGGCAGAGAAGTGGAAATTGAAATCATAGAAGGCGAGGAAGACCTCAACCCTGATCCATATGATCTTGTCTACGGCAACATACCAACAAGCACAAACGTGCTCGAAAAAGAAGAAGATTGTTGCTTCTGCCATGCAACCAAATTCAAGTATGAAAGTCAGGGATTATGCTGCAAAAAAGGACAGATAAGACTAGCCAATCCAAATACACCACCGGAACTAATGAGGCTTTGGACAAGCAACGACTCTGATGCAAGACATTTTCGGCAAAATATAAGATTTTTCAATGGGCATTTCTCGTTTACTACACTATACTGCCAGCTCGACAGAGACACAACAGACATGCGAACTGGCCGGTATTTACACCTTTCGAGCACATGGTCAAATATATCACAACATACACTCATTTGGTAA